The genomic segment TGGGTGGAGCTGCTTTTAATGGTATAAACAGCAGCGATCTTGGGAACAATATAGGCTGGTCTATTTCATCACCGGTGGCCTTAAATTATTATTGGATTGGAGATGGAGGAAATTGGAGTGATGTTTCTAAATGGTCTTTGTCTTCCGGTGGTCCAGCAACAATATGCATACCTTCTATTAATGATAACGTGTTTTTTGACGCTAATTCTTTCTCGGCACCAGGTGAAATAGTAAACGTAGATGCAAATGCATATTGCAATAATATGGATTGGACTGGTTCAGGTTCTGATTCACCAGATTTGGGTGGTTGGAATCCTTTGAGGCTTAAAGGTTCGTTAATCTTTGAAAGTGGTGTTACGAATTCGAATACAGGAACATTAACTTTTATTTCTAACAACTCAGAAACAATCACAAGTGCTGGTGTAACAATAAATGCTTGGAGCCTGGTTTTTGATGGAGGAGGAACTTTTACATTAACTGATGAACTGAATGCATTTCAATTGACTTTAAATCAAGGTACACTCATTACAGGAAATAATGATGTTAATATAAATTCTTTTAGTACTAATTCATCCAGTACAAGACAATTTAATTTGGGTTCGAGTGACGTGAATTTATTGGGTAACTGGAGTGTTGTAAATTCTACTGGCATGACATTGAATGCGGGTACTTCAACAATAAACCTTACCGGAAGTTTTTCAGGAGGAGGACTTGTATATGACGATGTAGTTCTAACGTCGATAGGAAATGCCTACATAAATGATAATAATTCGTTTGATTCATTAATACTTGCTGGAACTGGAACAATAGACTTTGTTTTTCAAGATGGCACGAATCAAATGGTAAATTACCTTATTGATGAAGGAGGAGATTGTGCAAATCGTAAAAAATTAAAATCTTCATTTGGGGGTATACAGGCTACGATAACCGATGCAGCGGGTACAAATAATTTGGATTATGTAGAGATTGAAGACATGGTAGTTGTTGGAGGTGCGGTGTTCAATGCAACAAATGCTAATGACTTAGGTAATAATTCGGGTTGGAATTTTACAGCAGGAGTACCGCAAACGTTTTATTGGATTGCAGGAAGTGGAAATTGGAATGATCAAAATAATTGGTCGATGGCTTCCGGTGGCGTAGCATCTGGTTGTATTCCTTCTCAAATAGATGACGTGGTTTTTGATGCCAATTCATTTAGTATCGGTAACGAAACGGTTACAATTGATGGTGCGTCTTACTGTAATAATTTTGATATGACTACTGCAGGAGTTGGTTTAGGGGCATTATCAAATAATGGGGCATTAAATATATATGGAGATTTCCTCTTACATAATACAGTTGATGTATCAAGTTATTCTGGAATAATAAATTATAGGGCATCAAGTGCGGGTAATCTAATAGATACTTATGGAATAAGCTTTCAGTCTAGTATGTACTTCAATGGTTCTGGTGACTGGTCATTACAAAGTGATTTATATATTCCGAGTAATTGGAGTGCAATTAATTTTGAAGAAGGAACATTGAATACAAATAACTTTACTGTAACTGCGGCCAGTGTTATCTCTAATTCAAGTTTATCTCGATCACTAATTCTAGGTTCTTCTACCATTAATTTATTAAGTACATGGAACGGCTGGATAATTAATGATGCAACTAACTTTAATGTTACACCAGGTACTTCAATTATTACAACCGCTGCAAGTGGCGCTAATACATTCTTGGGTGGCGATGAAGACTACAATGCTGTAGTGTTAACGTCAACATCGGCAGTTAGAATAGGTGGTTCAAACCAGTTTAATTCACTTACAATTACATCCAATGATATAAGCTTTGAAGGAGGCAGTACACAAACCTTTGTATCTGCAGCAGGTCTAGTTATTCCAGATGGTACAGGTTGTTCAGATTATACTCAATTAACTTCCAATGGTGGCACTGTTTCGTTTGTAGCTCCAGCCGGAACGTTCAATGGAGATTATATCTCCATAAATAGTATCAACGTAAGCGGAGGAGGTGTCTTTAATGCAACAAATTCTATAGGCGTAGGAGATGTAAGCGGTTGGACTATTTCTGGATTCGCAGGAACAGACTTTTATTGGATAGCAGGAACCGGTAACTGGGAAGACGCTACTAGTTGGTCTCTTTCATCAGGCGGAGCGGCTGCAACTTGTGTTCCTTCAATTTTAGATGATGTACACTTTGATGTGAATTCGTTTTCTGTTCCAGGACAAGTAGTTACTATCGTAACTAATGGAGATTGTAAAAATATGGATTGGACAGGTGCTCTTAATTCTCCTGATTTAGCCGGATGGGGTATTCTTAATGTGAATGGTTCTTTAACATACATCTCTTCAATGAGCGCATCGTATAGTGGTTCAATTAACTTTATCAGCTCGGCAAATGGAAATACAATAACTTCTGTCTTCCCATGGTCTTGGGGTACTGTAAACTTTAATGGCTCTGGTGAATATTCTTTTAGTGATGATTTTTCCGCTTCTGGTTTGGTCAACTTTAGTAATGGAACATTAAATACGAATAACAACACGATTAATCTTTTATCAGGAGGAAGCTTTAATTCGAATTCTACCTCACCAAGAACATTAAATTTAGGTAGCTCTACTTTAAATGTAGATGGATGGTCTATTAGTGACCCAACAGGTTTAGTACTTAATGCGGGAACATCCACTATTGAAATGTCGAGTGCTAGTTGGACTTTTGTTGGCGGCAATCTTATTTATAATGATGTAACGATTAATCAGAATGGTGGTTTGTTGAATATGACAGGGTCAAATACGTTTAATCAATTACTTCTTCTTCCTGGTACAGATTTAGTGCTGGATGCCTGGTCTACCCAAACGGTTTCGGATTTGGTTGTAACAGGTACTTTGATTGGAAATATTAGTATACAAAGTAGCACAATAGGAGATCCTGCTACAATTTCACAAAGTACAGGAACTGTATGTGGAGACTATCTGCTTCTTCAAGACATTACTGCAGCTGGAGGTGCTACTTTCATAACAGATAATACGGTCGATAACGGTAGCAATTTAGGTTGGTTCTTTGGACCATGTATTCCTACTGCAGTAGAGGAGGAAGAGATGGTAGATTCCATTACCGCATATCCAAATCCAACATCGGGAGTAGTAACAATAGATGTCAAAGGAAATAGTTTGGAACGGATATTGGTGTTTGATATGACGGGTAGACGAATACTTGACATTTCTGCTCAGCAGAAAACAATAATTGATTTGAGCAATCAAACAGAAGGAATGTATTTGCTCAAAGCAGTGTCAAAAAACAAATCGAAAATGATAAAGATTGTGCTAACTAAATAAGTCTTGGTTTAATAACTACTCAATCTTTAATGAAAGTCCGGCAGGTGCGTTTGTTGGGCTTTTATTTTGCATGAAATTATTTTTACTTCATTGAGTATGGTTTTTAATAGCTACGTAATTAAACTGAAATTCAAATTATAGAGATTAACACTAGAATAAATTGAAGCCAAATGGACTCAAGAATTTAGTATCCCAATATGGTATCAATTACGTGCGTAAAAAGCATCAGTTCCCTTGGTATTAAAGGGGTGTTTGGTATATTCAATTCTGTATAAATATTATTTTATTGTAAATTACATGCAACTTTATTCTAAAAACCACGTAGAAATACGGAATCATTAGATTATGAGCTATTTACGTAACATATGTTTTGCTGTCTTATTCCTATGGCTACTGGGAATAAATTTTAACAGTTATTCCCAAAATCAGTTTGGGGAATTTTATAAGATGGCTAGAAAAGTTAGTCAGTTGAGTATAGACAGTGCAGAAAATCCGGAAAGATGGCATGCACATAACTATATGATGTTCTTATTGCTTAACCCGCGGTTAAATTTTGTGGATTTAGCAACTTTTGACAAGCATCAAGTATTTAATACTAAATACAAGAACGGTAAGCTTACGATGGCTACTGTGAATTTTGAGAGCAGTAGAAATGGTCTTAATATTCGAAGTGACTTGAATGTAGTTTCTATTGAGATATTAAATAAATATGATATTGTCAGTAAAAAAGGCCAAGATTTAATTTTTCCTATAGGATTTGAAAATACTCAGGCAGGAAGAATAAAGCATAACGACAAAAGAGAAAAATATGCTCTTGAGTTTAATGAGATTGCTAAGTTGGCCGATATTAAAATGAAATTCAAACTCTCTGCGATAAGAGAGAATTGGTATATAGCAACAGATCCAATTCTATCAGACCGATAGTTTCTATTGAGGTCTGGCTATCGCAAAGACATCTTTTAAATTAGCATATTCATTCCCTCCTAATCTCGCTAAAGGATTAATTTTCTTGGCGTTGATAGTCACTTTATCTTCCTCTAAGCTAACCATCTCATCAGCTACGTATAGTTTTTCTACTTGTGCAAACAATAACGATTGCGGCTTGTTTCCGATCTCCTTAATTTCATACAAAGAACAACCATAAGCAATCGAGCAATCTTTTAGTCTTGGCATATCGAAGCCTTCGAAATCTACAAGTTCTAATTTTGCAAGATCTACTTCCGATTTATTTTGAGGTAGGTCTTTGGCTGTGAGGGTTACCTGTTCCGCTAAATCAGCAGAGGCAATATGAATAACCATCTTTTTCGAAAACGTCATATTCTTAATCGTGTCTTTCAATTCTCCCCCTGGTTTTGTGCCAACGGAGACCATTAATAATGGCGGGTTGTTTGTGATTGGCGTAAAGTAAGAGAAAGGAGCCAGATTATAGTTTTTCTCACTAAATTCTGAGAGTATCCAAGCAACCGGACGAGGCATTACAGTTTGTGTTGTTAGATGATAACACTCCGCGTCAGAAAGTTCAGTAAAGTCAAAGTACATGGCAGCTAAGATTTAAATTAGAATGCAAATATAACTGACCTTCAACTGACTTTCTACTATTCAATAAATTCGTCTGATAATCCTCTGTAGAAAAAGCCAATTCTGGACACAATATTGTTCACTACGTATAGATTTTTGAAATTCTATCAAATAAGATTTCGATTTTAGGTATAATTAAAATCTATTATGCAAAATGGGAATATATGTCTGCAACTTTCTTCTAGAGGTCAAACCAAAGTTTGATAGCCATTGCAGTAACCATCACTACCATAAATCGCTTAATCCAAACATCCCCTTTTTTAACAGACCATCTGCTAGCTATCCATGCTCCAGAACTACTACCAACTGCTAAGGATAACCCATAATACCAATGAATTTGATCTTGTATTAAGAATACGATTAAGGCCGCAACAGTAAATGTAAATACCACAAATACTTTAACGCTATTAGACCTTACAAGCGACATGTTGTTTATCATCGAAAGAGCAGCAAGAATTAGAAACCCAACACCTGCCTGAATGAACCCACCATATATTCCAATAAAAAAAAATACGGTTATACTAAGCAATTGGTGTTTATTTCCGAGTTTTTCGAGAACATCCTCTGGATTTTTAACTGGATTAAAAATGGTGATGAATACCACTGCAATCATTATTATGGCAAGTATCTGATTGAATAATTCACTGTCCATATCAACGGAGATCTGAGCACCAATAACTGCTCCAATTAGAGCCGATAATCCTACCCAAAGGCTAAAGGGATAAACAAAAACACCCTTGCTTTTAAAGCCTGCAATGGAAGACATATTCTGAAAGAATATGGATACTCGATTAGTTCCGTTAGCAACAGAAGGGGGGAGGCCTAGAAAAATTAGAATAGGAAGAGTGAGTAGAGAGCCCCCGCCAGCAACAGTATTGATGAAACCAGCAATAACCCCGACTACAACCAGTAGCAATAGTTCTAAATAATCCATCCTAATAAAAATGATTCATTAAGAATCAAAAGTAAAAGAAAGTGGATTGTAATAGAGCTAGATTTGGACTTATTCTACAATCACATTCCCTTTACCTAATACTTCCTCATCGGAAGAAATAATAAAGTGGTATTGGCCAGCTCCTAGGTTATTTCTATTAATGTTAAATTGAGTACTTGAGGTTGGGTTAAAAGTTCCAGCATGTTTTCCCATTGCATCAAATAGATCTAACTTATAATCCTTATTAAATTTATTTGAAAAATTGATAGTAGTGTAGGCATTGAAAGGATTTGGATAAGCAATCAATTTTGACTGCTCCCCTAATTCTTCATTATTTTTAGTTGGCAGTATGGAAAATTGGAGATCGAATCTTTCTGCAGTTGTTGTGTCTGAAATGTTGAAGATGTAAGTATTTGTGTTTACTAAGTTTGTTATAACTCCAGTTAAATTATCAATTAGAAACACATCTGCATTAGCAGGAATATTGGAGAGATTGACCGCTTCTAATGTATAGCTCCCTGTAACTCCTACCGTTGTGGTTATTGGTATTATTAAGTTGGATACATTATCCGGAACATTGTTAAATATTAGATCATGGCCCTCAGAAGAAGTTGTTGATATTGAAGGTGCCGATGGCTCGAAAGAATCTAGGTGAATGGCATCAAATTTATCTCCAATTCCTTCGGTCGCATTAGCGCTAAAAATTACAATTGTTTCATCGCTGTAGGAATTTATTGTGCTGCTTATTTTAAGTTTAAGACTGCTATTAGAAAAGGATCCAATGGATTTAATAAAGGCCTTAGGTGTAATATCTTTGGCTGATTCCTTTATCTTTAAGCTAGGACTAGCTGCCGTTGCATGTACCCAGAAGGCCTGTGAAGAAGGGATAATACTATCAATTCCATTCGCTCCACTACCAGCTCCTCCAATATAAGTTCCGTACGATCCCAAAGTAGGATTGTACATCCAGATAACATCTTCAATATTGTTTTTGTCTGAACCTGAAATTTTATTCCAATTGATGTTACAAGGGAAGGGGTTCCCAATAATATTCCAACCATCTTCATCGCTATCTACAGGAGAAGAGTTTTCCGTGTACGTTAATTTTGGAGTGGATCCAGTATTAAATACTTGATCTCCTGTGTTGGGAGATCCGGTAACGCTTAAGGTATAGTCTCCGGTACTGATATAAATGTTAGT from the Flavobacteriales bacterium genome contains:
- a CDS encoding T9SS type A sorting domain-containing protein, which produces MKTNSNVSNTEIFRKIITIGFLISVLSVLSNRLHASDYYWVGDGGNWSDYGVHWATTSGGGVFHTALPSGNDNVYFDENSFSGALQGVNLNVAATCSDMSWVGSGTDMPDFGGGMDLNIYGSLQLESGMTVSLSSQVLFMSDDLGETIDMDEIGLPSVWNVIFNGDGEWTLLDSLSIPNASLQVDKGVFNSGNQLIRSTQINSWIGGIRTINLGASDVYVTWGLNLFSTAGLTFDAGTSHIYTETTSIWLSDPITFYDITFDPGFPSIINLAGQLTFNDINLAVDCDLALESGQVYTVNGTINGVGTCASLFQLSSSFPGEQTTINKTSGSLNLNFAAIADVIGVGGAAFNGINSSDLGNNIGWSISSPVALNYYWIGDGGNWSDVSKWSLSSGGPATICIPSINDNVFFDANSFSAPGEIVNVDANAYCNNMDWTGSGSDSPDLGGWNPLRLKGSLIFESGVTNSNTGTLTFISNNSETITSAGVTINAWSLVFDGGGTFTLTDELNAFQLTLNQGTLITGNNDVNINSFSTNSSSTRQFNLGSSDVNLLGNWSVVNSTGMTLNAGTSTINLTGSFSGGGLVYDDVVLTSIGNAYINDNNSFDSLILAGTGTIDFVFQDGTNQMVNYLIDEGGDCANRKKLKSSFGGIQATITDAAGTNNLDYVEIEDMVVVGGAVFNATNANDLGNNSGWNFTAGVPQTFYWIAGSGNWNDQNNWSMASGGVASGCIPSQIDDVVFDANSFSIGNETVTIDGASYCNNFDMTTAGVGLGALSNNGALNIYGDFLLHNTVDVSSYSGIINYRASSAGNLIDTYGISFQSSMYFNGSGDWSLQSDLYIPSNWSAINFEEGTLNTNNFTVTAASVISNSSLSRSLILGSSTINLLSTWNGWIINDATNFNVTPGTSIITTAASGANTFLGGDEDYNAVVLTSTSAVRIGGSNQFNSLTITSNDISFEGGSTQTFVSAAGLVIPDGTGCSDYTQLTSNGGTVSFVAPAGTFNGDYISINSINVSGGGVFNATNSIGVGDVSGWTISGFAGTDFYWIAGTGNWEDATSWSLSSGGAAATCVPSILDDVHFDVNSFSVPGQVVTIVTNGDCKNMDWTGALNSPDLAGWGILNVNGSLTYISSMSASYSGSINFISSANGNTITSVFPWSWGTVNFNGSGEYSFSDDFSASGLVNFSNGTLNTNNNTINLLSGGSFNSNSTSPRTLNLGSSTLNVDGWSISDPTGLVLNAGTSTIEMSSASWTFVGGNLIYNDVTINQNGGLLNMTGSNTFNQLLLLPGTDLVLDAWSTQTVSDLVVTGTLIGNISIQSSTIGDPATISQSTGTVCGDYLLLQDITAAGGATFITDNTVDNGSNLGWFFGPCIPTAVEEEEMVDSITAYPNPTSGVVTIDVKGNSLERILVFDMTGRRILDISAQQKTIIDLSNQTEGMYLLKAVSKNKSKMIKIVLTK
- a CDS encoding flavin reductase family protein, translated to MYFDFTELSDAECYHLTTQTVMPRPVAWILSEFSEKNYNLAPFSYFTPITNNPPLLMVSVGTKPGGELKDTIKNMTFSKKMVIHIASADLAEQVTLTAKDLPQNKSEVDLAKLELVDFEGFDMPRLKDCSIAYGCSLYEIKEIGNKPQSLLFAQVEKLYVADEMVSLEEDKVTINAKKINPLARLGGNEYANLKDVFAIARPQ
- a CDS encoding sulfite exporter TauE/SafE family protein; protein product: MDYLELLLLVVVGVIAGFINTVAGGGSLLTLPILIFLGLPPSVANGTNRVSIFFQNMSSIAGFKSKGVFVYPFSLWVGLSALIGAVIGAQISVDMDSELFNQILAIIMIAVVFITIFNPVKNPEDVLEKLGNKHQLLSITVFFFIGIYGGFIQAGVGFLILAALSMINNMSLVRSNSVKVFVVFTFTVAALIVFLIQDQIHWYYGLSLAVGSSSGAWIASRWSVKKGDVWIKRFMVVMVTAMAIKLWFDL
- a CDS encoding T9SS type A sorting domain-containing protein, which codes for IQNSTLADWPELPMMGFTGATQSTGWVSVYTFDESIDGGASVGGWQEATNITNSIDSRGTNIYISTGDYTLSVTGSPNTGDQVFNTGSTPKLTYTENSSPVDSDEDGWNIIGNPFPCNINWNKISGSDKNNIEDVIWMYNPTLGSYGTYIGGAGSGANGIDSIIPSSQAFWVHATAASPSLKIKESAKDITPKAFIKSIGSFSNSSLKLKISSTINSYSDETIVIFSANATEGIGDKFDAIHLDSFEPSAPSISTTSSEGHDLIFNNVPDNVSNLIIPITTTVGVTGSYTLEAVNLSNIPANADVFLIDNLTGVITNLVNTNTYIFNISDTTTAERFDLQFSILPTKNNEELGEQSKLIAYPNPFNAYTTINFSNKFNKDYKLDLFDAMGKHAGTFNPTSSTQFNINRNNLGAGQYHFIISSDEEVLGKGNVIVE